The following coding sequences are from one Frigoribacterium sp. Leaf415 window:
- a CDS encoding glycosyltransferase gives MTDVVPGHPSRLVVQQSFPRPRPTTNPYLVMLRDAVGAVPGVEVRTFDWKGALLGRYDVFHVHWPEILVSGQSPLKALVRQALTVALVTKLRLTRTPIVRTEHNLELPSGISRRERVLLRWIERRTTLWVRLNDETPEHPDALGALIPHGHYVDWFARWPWPSREAGRVSYFGFIRRYKGVDGLVRAFRGVRGDDRRLHAAGKPSTPELAHGLEQLAADDPRVSLDLRFLDDEALIDVVRRAELVVLPYREMHNSGGVLTALSLGRPVLVPANEVNARLADEVGADWVRQYSDDLGPDDVEHALDAASRLDDDARPDLSARDWDRAGEAHVAAYRRAIAAVRGRGVVGGRRVGP, from the coding sequence GTGACCGACGTCGTCCCGGGGCACCCGAGCAGGCTCGTCGTCCAGCAGTCGTTCCCCCGACCGCGACCGACGACGAACCCCTACCTCGTGATGCTCCGGGACGCCGTCGGCGCGGTCCCCGGGGTCGAGGTGCGCACCTTCGACTGGAAGGGCGCGCTGCTCGGCCGCTACGACGTGTTCCACGTGCACTGGCCCGAGATCCTCGTCTCGGGGCAGAGCCCGCTCAAGGCTCTCGTGCGTCAGGCGTTGACCGTCGCCCTGGTGACGAAGCTGCGACTGACGCGCACCCCGATCGTCCGCACCGAGCACAACCTCGAGCTGCCGAGCGGCATCTCGCGCCGCGAGCGCGTCCTGCTGCGGTGGATCGAGCGACGCACGACGCTCTGGGTGCGGCTGAACGACGAGACGCCCGAGCACCCCGACGCCCTCGGCGCGCTCATCCCCCACGGCCACTACGTCGACTGGTTCGCGCGCTGGCCGTGGCCGTCGCGTGAGGCCGGCCGGGTGTCGTACTTCGGCTTCATCCGCCGGTACAAGGGCGTCGACGGCCTCGTCCGGGCCTTCCGTGGCGTGCGCGGCGACGACCGGCGACTGCACGCCGCCGGCAAGCCCTCGACGCCCGAGCTCGCCCATGGCCTCGAGCAGCTCGCGGCCGACGACCCCCGGGTCAGCCTCGACCTGCGGTTCCTCGACGACGAAGCCCTCATCGACGTGGTGCGCCGGGCCGAGCTCGTCGTGCTGCCCTACCGCGAGATGCACAACTCGGGCGGTGTGCTGACGGCCCTGTCGCTCGGCCGGCCCGTGCTCGTGCCCGCCAACGAGGTCAACGCCCGCCTGGCCGACGAGGTCGGTGCCGACTGGGTGCGGCAGTACTCCGACGACCTCGGTCCCGACGACGTCGAGCACGCGCTGGACGCGGCCTCGCGGCTCGACGACGACGCCCGCCCCGATCTGTCGGCCCGCGACTGGGACCGTGCTGGCGAGGCGCACGTCGCGGCGTACCGTCGGGCGATCGCCGCCGTCCGCGGTCGAGGCGTCGTCGGCGGACGTCGGGTCGGCCCGTGA
- a CDS encoding glycosyltransferase family 2 protein: protein MTTDPTAPRLLTIAVLTFRRPRDLDAVLPLLVEQARSVRGLGVEARVLVVDNDASGSGRERVEAAALAAAGPGDGAEPDDAVSVHYVVEGTPGIASARNRALAESGDSDLLVFIDDDERPSEQWLRALVALQAETGAAAVVGPVRSEYEVEPEPFIVEGRFFVRRRLATGTSVDVAATNNLLLDLAEVRRQGLTFDVTLGQLGGEDTLFTRSLVAGGGAILWCAEAVVTDVVPAHRVTRLWVVQRAYSSGNGWSLTSVMLSARGASRLGTRLRLSAKGGVRVVGGLGRYALGTVSRPLGRRSLGQRARGIRTMARGAGMVAGAWGAGYREYGRVDG from the coding sequence GTGACGACCGACCCGACCGCCCCGCGCCTCCTGACGATCGCCGTGCTGACCTTCCGCCGGCCGCGTGATCTCGACGCGGTGCTGCCGCTGCTCGTCGAGCAGGCCCGCAGCGTGCGCGGACTCGGCGTCGAGGCGCGCGTGCTCGTGGTCGACAACGACGCGAGCGGGTCGGGGCGCGAGCGCGTCGAGGCGGCGGCGCTCGCCGCGGCCGGCCCGGGTGACGGTGCCGAGCCGGACGACGCCGTGTCCGTCCACTACGTCGTCGAGGGCACGCCGGGCATCGCCTCGGCCCGCAACCGGGCGCTCGCCGAGAGCGGCGACAGCGACCTGTTGGTCTTCATCGACGACGACGAGCGGCCGTCCGAGCAGTGGCTGCGCGCGCTGGTCGCCCTGCAGGCCGAGACCGGTGCCGCGGCCGTCGTCGGCCCCGTGCGCAGCGAGTACGAGGTCGAGCCCGAGCCGTTCATCGTCGAGGGGCGCTTCTTCGTGCGCCGCCGACTCGCGACCGGCACGTCCGTCGACGTCGCCGCGACCAACAACCTGCTGCTCGACCTCGCCGAGGTGCGCCGCCAGGGGTTGACCTTCGACGTCACGCTCGGTCAGCTCGGCGGCGAGGACACCTTGTTCACCCGCAGCCTGGTCGCCGGCGGCGGCGCGATCCTGTGGTGCGCCGAGGCGGTCGTGACGGACGTCGTCCCCGCCCACCGCGTCACGCGGCTCTGGGTCGTGCAGCGCGCCTACAGCAGCGGCAACGGCTGGAGCCTCACCTCGGTGATGCTGTCCGCGCGAGGGGCCTCGCGACTGGGCACGCGCCTCCGGCTGTCGGCCAAGGGCGGCGTGCGCGTCGTCGGTGGGCTGGGCCGGTACGCGCTCGGCACGGTGTCCCGCCCCCTCGGGCGACGGTCGCTGGGGCAACGCGCTCGTGGCATCCGCACGATGGCCCGGGGCGCAGGCATGGTGGCGGGCGCGTGGGGCGCGGGGTACCGGGAGTACGGCCGCGTCGACGGCTGA
- a CDS encoding glycosyltransferase family 2 protein: MGESLVGLSVVVVNYGSTDLLRQNLAPVSRATEGLVVVVVDNWSGAAERARVSELAAAEGWHLVAPDGNEGFGTGVNLGVARAREAGARHHVLLNPDAVADAGALVALHRASSSEPLTMSAPTVLRPDGSVWSAGSDLYLDDGRIRSRRRRLPGSRVEEWLSGACLVLSDELWQRCGGFDDDYFLYWEDVDLSRRVVSAGGALRLLDDVTVVHAEGGTQTAGGADRSGQAKSAGYYRYNIRNRLLFAAKHLGDDDLRRWRRLTPCIAWEVLLQGGRRQFVRSPGTLLVGLRAVLEGRRIVAAELRRRARPVA, translated from the coding sequence GTGGGTGAGTCGCTCGTCGGCCTCTCGGTGGTCGTCGTCAACTACGGTTCGACCGACCTGCTGCGCCAGAACCTCGCGCCCGTCTCACGGGCGACGGAGGGCCTCGTCGTGGTCGTCGTCGACAACTGGTCGGGAGCGGCCGAGCGCGCCCGCGTGAGCGAGCTCGCCGCGGCCGAGGGCTGGCACCTCGTCGCGCCCGACGGCAACGAGGGCTTCGGCACCGGGGTCAACCTCGGCGTCGCCCGGGCCCGCGAGGCCGGGGCGCGCCACCACGTGCTGCTCAACCCGGACGCCGTCGCGGACGCGGGGGCCCTCGTCGCCCTGCACCGCGCCTCCTCGTCCGAACCGCTGACGATGAGCGCGCCGACCGTGCTGCGCCCCGACGGCAGCGTCTGGTCGGCCGGCAGCGACCTGTACCTGGACGACGGACGCATCCGGTCACGACGACGACGACTGCCCGGTTCCCGCGTCGAGGAGTGGCTGAGCGGCGCCTGCCTCGTGCTGAGCGACGAGCTGTGGCAGCGCTGCGGCGGCTTCGACGACGACTACTTCCTGTACTGGGAGGACGTCGACCTGTCGCGCCGCGTCGTGAGTGCAGGAGGCGCGCTGCGGCTGCTCGACGACGTCACCGTCGTCCACGCCGAGGGCGGCACGCAGACCGCCGGCGGGGCCGACCGGTCGGGGCAGGCGAAGTCGGCCGGGTACTACCGGTACAACATCCGCAACCGTCTGCTGTTCGCCGCGAAGCACCTCGGCGACGACGACCTGCGCCGATGGCGACGCCTGACCCCGTGCATCGCGTGGGAGGTGCTGCTGCAGGGCGGGCGGCGGCAGTTCGTGCGGTCGCCGGGCACGCTGCTCGTCGGGCTGCGGGCCGTGCTCGAGGGGCGTCGGATCGTCGCGGCCGAGCTGCGGCGGCGCGCCCGACCGGTGGCTTGA
- a CDS encoding arsenate-mycothiol transferase ArsC, with the protein MSTNAWVDPDPEQRARLAAGWPVAGAVWFKVGLGYVGALAALVLTGLFAVLYAREWLFIRRTRRPSGAAADEGGPVSGAALRRRSRRTAARIDPARVRTVLVVSPRGIGRSVMAAAYLRVLVDDEYFVDARGIDPPDEPVPPAMQRDVTIVMGLDKTWVEFGQTPKRIMAAPVRAADLVVRIGCPDAFPVPRSTPVLDWDVPDPIGAGLVDVFSIRDDIRRPVESLAEALALERRSLDLRDRDLPGRRHTVAEGRATIAYPEVEDAGGGALADTAAGWFAAAEARVLVEIVDAPYTAAEINDRGPFAPDFTVPWVASAGEAESALADELTWRGVGGPPTLARDAVALVVEWLVEAGVLRPLSDERREALRESGQAQRDHDDPFEEWPRGLAGEYPAMAELRHAEEDFDTWEVVPAAALRVYPRLAEEWGSRSRADAR; encoded by the coding sequence ATGAGCACGAACGCGTGGGTCGACCCCGACCCCGAGCAGCGTGCCCGGCTGGCCGCCGGCTGGCCGGTCGCCGGTGCCGTCTGGTTCAAGGTCGGACTCGGCTACGTCGGCGCCCTGGCGGCTCTCGTCCTCACCGGGCTCTTCGCCGTGCTGTACGCCCGCGAGTGGCTCTTCATCCGCCGTACGCGACGGCCGTCCGGGGCGGCCGCCGATGAGGGCGGACCCGTCTCGGGGGCCGCATTGCGCCGTCGCTCCCGCCGGACGGCGGCCCGGATCGACCCGGCGCGGGTCCGCACCGTGCTCGTCGTCAGCCCCAGGGGCATCGGGCGCAGCGTCATGGCCGCCGCGTACCTGCGCGTCCTCGTCGACGACGAGTACTTCGTCGACGCCCGGGGCATCGATCCGCCGGACGAGCCGGTGCCGCCGGCGATGCAGCGCGACGTGACCATCGTGATGGGCTTGGACAAGACCTGGGTGGAATTCGGGCAGACGCCGAAACGGATCATGGCGGCCCCGGTCCGGGCGGCCGACCTGGTGGTCCGGATCGGATGCCCGGACGCGTTCCCCGTGCCCCGGTCGACCCCCGTGCTGGACTGGGACGTGCCCGATCCGATCGGTGCCGGTCTCGTCGACGTCTTCTCCATCAGGGACGACATCAGACGGCCGGTCGAGTCGCTCGCCGAGGCGCTGGCGCTCGAGCGTCGTTCGTTGGACCTGAGGGACCGCGACCTTCCCGGGCGACGTCACACGGTGGCGGAGGGTCGGGCCACGATCGCCTACCCGGAGGTCGAGGACGCCGGCGGCGGTGCTCTCGCCGACACCGCCGCCGGATGGTTCGCCGCGGCCGAGGCCCGCGTGCTGGTCGAGATCGTCGACGCCCCGTACACGGCGGCGGAGATCAACGACCGCGGTCCGTTCGCGCCCGACTTCACCGTTCCCTGGGTGGCATCGGCCGGAGAGGCCGAGTCGGCCCTGGCGGACGAACTGACCTGGCGTGGAGTCGGGGGGCCGCCGACCCTGGCCCGGGATGCCGTCGCCCTGGTCGTCGAGTGGCTCGTGGAGGCGGGCGTCCTCCGGCCGTTGTCCGACGAGCGACGGGAGGCGCTGCGCGAGTCCGGTCAGGCGCAGCGCGACCACGACGATCCGTTCGAGGAGTGGCCCCGGGGTCTGGCGGGCGAGTACCCCGCGATGGCGGAGCTGCGCCACGCCGAAGAGGACTTCGACACGTGGGAGGTCGTGCCCGCTGCGGCGCTGCGTGTCTACCCGAGGCTCGCGGAGGAGTGGGGGAGCCGATCGCGGGCGGACGCGCGGTGA
- a CDS encoding glycosyltransferase family 4 protein: MIEVLFAHERDVAGWAADHAAGLRPGLWPYGLEALRDSDPEARLASVTEPGRLQVLRDRVVPRRASSSGVPSGDVGVTWDENVARRMLLTRPHDRMYTGVIWVTDRVDRGQDVGRMRDVLRRMSGLWVISRGQVEPLRRFVGEDGPPVGFFTFGVDEEFFASRPWPSRPMVLSIGGDRDRDPATLFATLDRVHAERPDVELVVQTTSDAVPPAGVTVVPHVSHRELAELYARASVVAVATRDNLHASGMTVSLEAMATGRPVVMTNTPGIEDYVEHERTGLLAPVGDSSALAGHVLRLLGDETEARAFGAAGRALVEERLTTRHLAASLAEFVAG, encoded by the coding sequence GTGATCGAGGTCCTCTTCGCCCACGAACGCGACGTGGCCGGCTGGGCAGCCGACCACGCGGCAGGGCTCCGTCCCGGGCTCTGGCCCTACGGCCTCGAGGCGCTGCGCGACTCGGACCCGGAGGCGCGCCTCGCGTCGGTCACCGAACCCGGCCGCCTGCAGGTGCTGCGCGACCGGGTGGTGCCGCGCCGCGCCTCCTCGTCCGGGGTCCCGTCCGGCGACGTCGGGGTGACCTGGGACGAGAACGTCGCGCGGCGGATGCTGCTGACGCGGCCCCACGACCGGATGTACACCGGGGTGATCTGGGTGACCGACCGGGTCGACCGCGGGCAGGACGTCGGACGCATGCGCGACGTGCTGCGCCGCATGAGCGGGCTCTGGGTGATCAGCCGGGGGCAGGTCGAGCCGCTGCGACGGTTCGTCGGTGAGGACGGGCCCCCGGTCGGGTTCTTCACCTTCGGGGTCGACGAGGAGTTCTTCGCGTCGCGTCCGTGGCCCTCGCGACCGATGGTGCTGAGCATCGGAGGTGACCGCGACCGCGACCCGGCGACGCTGTTCGCGACGCTGGATCGCGTGCACGCCGAGCGGCCGGACGTCGAGCTGGTCGTGCAGACGACGAGCGACGCGGTGCCTCCCGCGGGCGTCACCGTGGTGCCGCACGTCTCGCATCGCGAGCTGGCCGAGCTGTACGCCCGCGCCTCGGTCGTGGCCGTCGCGACGCGCGACAACCTGCACGCGTCGGGCATGACGGTCAGCCTCGAGGCCATGGCGACGGGGCGACCCGTCGTGATGACGAACACCCCGGGCATCGAGGACTACGTGGAGCACGAGCGAACCGGGTTGTTGGCGCCGGTGGGGGACTCGTCGGCGCTCGCGGGACACGTGCTGCGGCTGCTCGGGGACGAGACCGAGGCCCGGGCGTTCGGCGCGGCGGGGCGGGCCCTCGTCGAGGAACGGCTGACGACACGGCACCTGGCGGCGTCGCTGGCGGAGTTCGTCGCGGGCTGA
- a CDS encoding lipopolysaccharide biosynthesis protein yields the protein MAAVGSTAAIKVIVMGLSGVLGIITSRMIIQNFGTDAYAQYGLLSTFPTLLPFADLGIAAIVINAVAGSSSVRTDDFVKRSIVTAFRVLLVSGGIMVAVALIITLAGWWPVLLGEGLLPDGGSLAAGLCLAVFGLVIPLTVGQRILVGLKKTSTQVASQAVVAPFMLLAIGSAVMFSAPIGSYLAVVSYVANSLVSVICLIVAARALSPQIGQAVKLVPRVRSYRGVPALGLAWPMLVQMIALPVAMQTGRLLLSHLAGPDELAQYNLASQLFGIVLQTVAAAGIALWPVYAAARSAGRVESPTVPTLWFLLGGLVLGTALAVLSPFLARFVSGGAITLDGWMLVGFVVFVGLQAAKYPVGMYMTDKTGLVFQVLPIVLMVPLNLGLSWWFIGMVGAAGPVLGSAISVALCQLVPNLWYVSRDLRRRRAEAAGDAGGDGVVDESAEDEGATAAAGLDVDEQRGDETATDQAIAERAVAERAVAERAAGERARDGRTGDDEKEAR from the coding sequence ATGGCCGCCGTGGGCTCGACCGCGGCGATCAAGGTGATCGTGATGGGGCTGTCGGGCGTGCTCGGCATCATCACGAGCCGCATGATCATCCAGAACTTCGGCACCGACGCCTACGCCCAGTACGGACTGCTCTCGACCTTCCCGACCCTGCTGCCGTTCGCCGACCTCGGCATCGCGGCGATCGTGATCAACGCCGTGGCCGGGTCGTCGTCGGTCCGCACCGACGACTTCGTCAAGCGCTCGATCGTCACGGCCTTCCGCGTGCTGCTGGTGTCGGGCGGCATCATGGTCGCGGTCGCCCTGATCATCACGCTCGCCGGCTGGTGGCCCGTCTTGCTGGGTGAAGGGCTGCTGCCCGACGGCGGCTCGCTGGCGGCAGGTCTCTGCCTCGCCGTGTTCGGCCTGGTGATCCCGCTGACGGTCGGCCAACGCATCCTCGTGGGGCTGAAGAAGACCAGCACGCAGGTGGCCAGCCAGGCCGTCGTGGCGCCGTTCATGCTGCTCGCGATCGGCTCGGCCGTCATGTTCAGCGCGCCGATCGGCAGCTACCTCGCAGTCGTCTCGTACGTGGCCAACAGCCTCGTCTCGGTGATCTGCCTGATCGTGGCGGCCCGCGCGCTGTCCCCGCAGATCGGACAAGCCGTCAAGCTCGTGCCGCGCGTCCGCAGCTACCGCGGCGTGCCCGCCCTGGGCCTCGCCTGGCCGATGCTCGTGCAGATGATCGCCCTGCCGGTCGCGATGCAGACGGGCCGCCTGTTGCTCAGCCACCTGGCCGGCCCGGACGAGCTCGCGCAGTACAACCTCGCCTCGCAGCTGTTCGGCATCGTCCTGCAGACCGTCGCCGCGGCGGGCATCGCGCTCTGGCCGGTCTACGCGGCGGCCCGGTCGGCCGGGCGCGTCGAGTCGCCGACCGTGCCGACGCTGTGGTTCCTGCTCGGGGGACTCGTGCTGGGCACCGCGCTCGCCGTGCTGAGCCCGTTCCTGGCGCGGTTCGTCTCGGGCGGGGCGATCACGCTCGACGGCTGGATGCTCGTCGGCTTCGTCGTGTTCGTCGGCCTGCAGGCGGCGAAGTACCCGGTCGGCATGTACATGACCGACAAGACCGGACTGGTCTTCCAGGTGCTGCCGATCGTGCTGATGGTGCCGCTCAACCTCGGGCTGTCGTGGTGGTTCATCGGGATGGTCGGTGCGGCAGGACCCGTGCTGGGCTCGGCGATCTCGGTGGCGCTCTGCCAACTCGTGCCGAACCTCTGGTACGTGTCGCGCGACCTGCGTCGGCGTCGGGCCGAGGCGGCGGGCGATGCGGGTGGTGACGGCGTGGTCGACGAGTCGGCGGAGGACGAGGGCGCCACGGCGGCCGCGGGCCTCGACGTCGACGAACAGCGCGGTGACGAGACCGCCACCGACCAGGCGATCGCCGAGCGAGCGGTGGCCGAGCGGGCGGTGGCCGAGCGGGCCGCCGGGGAACGTGCGCGCGACGGCCGCACCGGTGACGACGAGAAGGAGGCGCGGTGA
- a CDS encoding glycosyltransferase family 4 protein has protein sequence MSPTRPAGPSRGRTPRLPAVRLYESLRTAHLERAHELAPASIVYRVTRYDFDSSLAEGLDLVPAGPVRAAWLIARSEVETLEVNEPLMTSSLPATALVLAALAVRRRITGRPTTVVSYLIGNADPFTSATAPRLRTRLRRRGERVLARAVWRRLDRVVFGTEAARETYTRLLGSPSPRASVASVPALPTRHQDARGGGVRPPAVAFVGSFVERKGLRVLAAAWPLVVAARPQATLTLLGKGALEQEARALSVTEPSVAVEVDPSRPRIHSVLDEARVLVLWSQPSPTWREQVGLPIVEGLSHGCTVVTTTETGLADWLDAHGHVVASDPRSPRVLADAIVAALDAGRAADDVLADLPDRDGRLAADDRLFGRAS, from the coding sequence GTGAGCCCCACCCGCCCGGCCGGCCCGTCCCGGGGGCGCACGCCGCGCCTCCCGGCGGTTCGCCTCTACGAGTCCCTCCGCACGGCTCACCTCGAGCGGGCGCACGAGCTGGCTCCGGCCAGCATCGTCTACCGCGTCACCCGGTACGACTTCGATTCCTCGCTCGCCGAGGGCCTCGACCTCGTGCCGGCCGGCCCGGTGCGGGCCGCCTGGCTGATCGCGCGGTCCGAGGTCGAGACCCTCGAGGTCAACGAGCCGCTGATGACGTCGAGCCTGCCCGCGACAGCGCTCGTGCTGGCGGCCCTGGCGGTGCGACGCCGGATCACCGGCCGCCCGACCACCGTGGTGAGCTATCTGATCGGCAACGCCGACCCGTTCACGTCGGCGACCGCTCCCCGGCTGCGGACGCGACTGCGCCGACGCGGTGAACGCGTGCTGGCCCGGGCGGTCTGGCGGCGACTCGACCGGGTGGTCTTCGGGACGGAGGCGGCGCGCGAGACGTACACGCGCCTCCTCGGTTCCCCGTCGCCCCGGGCCTCCGTGGCCTCGGTGCCCGCGCTGCCGACGCGTCACCAGGACGCCCGCGGCGGCGGGGTCCGCCCGCCCGCGGTCGCGTTCGTCGGCTCGTTCGTCGAGCGCAAGGGGCTGCGCGTGCTGGCGGCGGCCTGGCCGCTCGTCGTCGCCGCCCGCCCGCAGGCGACGCTCACGCTGCTCGGCAAGGGCGCCCTCGAGCAGGAGGCGCGGGCACTGTCGGTCACGGAGCCCTCGGTCGCCGTCGAGGTCGATCCGTCGCGCCCGCGCATCCACTCCGTGCTCGACGAGGCGCGCGTGCTCGTGCTCTGGTCGCAGCCGAGCCCGACCTGGCGCGAGCAGGTGGGACTGCCGATCGTCGAGGGGCTGTCGCACGGTTGCACCGTCGTGACGACGACGGAGACCGGCCTCGCCGACTGGCTCGACGCGCACGGCCACGTGGTCGCGTCCGACCCGCGTTCCCCTCGGGTGCTGGCCGACGCGATCGTCGCGGCGCTCGACGCGGGCCGCGCCGCCGACGACGTGCTGGCCGACCTGCCCGACCGCGACGGACGCCTCGCCGCGGACGACCGACTGTTCGGGCGCGCTTCGTGA
- a CDS encoding polysaccharide biosynthesis tyrosine autokinase codes for MDPQHYWRALLKSWPLVVVLALLGGSAGYAYAQTQPDSFRATSSVFVSATEGSDPNELLQGSSYTQNLVQSYTRLATSSVVLEPVIEQMGLDVTPTQLARQITAENPLNTVIIDVAVVDGDAQRAADVANAVTISLSRQARALSPENTAGDSTLSVAPIAEATPPTSPISPNRRLIALSGLAVGTVLGIALALLRSVVDTRLRTARDVEDLHLVPMLGSVTRRNRGVLALSDEPQGAAADDFRRIRAQLQFADVDRATRTIAVSSVAADEREGRAAVALDLALAFAERGLGVLVVDADLRGSGLAELAAVSDEVGLTDVVVGRLEFAAAVTSWRDGVDILTAGDVPPNPSPLLSSRSMALLLETARERYDVVVVDAPAVLTSSDTLEIGRLTDGVVIVATAGRSTRPRLVSAVRALENVKVRVIGVVFDGVAAGRQRASHDLPQSVLVPVSTSSDEQTYPFARDTAVDGAAATDRPSAGRSRRTTGGQGDATP; via the coding sequence TTGGATCCTCAGCACTACTGGCGCGCTCTCCTGAAGAGTTGGCCCCTCGTCGTCGTCCTCGCCCTCCTGGGGGGAAGCGCGGGTTACGCGTACGCCCAGACGCAGCCCGACTCGTTCCGGGCCACGAGCAGCGTCTTCGTCTCGGCGACCGAGGGCTCCGATCCCAACGAGCTGTTGCAGGGGTCGTCGTACACGCAGAACCTCGTGCAGAGCTACACGCGTCTGGCCACGTCCTCGGTCGTGCTCGAACCCGTCATCGAGCAGATGGGCCTCGACGTGACCCCGACGCAGCTCGCACGTCAGATCACCGCCGAGAACCCTCTGAACACCGTCATCATCGACGTCGCCGTGGTGGACGGTGACGCCCAGCGGGCGGCCGACGTCGCGAACGCGGTCACCATCTCGTTGAGCCGGCAGGCCCGGGCACTGTCGCCCGAGAACACCGCCGGCGACTCGACGCTGAGCGTCGCCCCGATCGCCGAGGCGACGCCCCCGACGTCGCCCATCAGCCCGAACCGTCGGCTGATCGCCCTGAGCGGTCTCGCCGTCGGGACCGTCCTCGGCATCGCCCTGGCGCTGCTGCGCTCGGTGGTCGACACCAGGCTCCGCACCGCCCGCGACGTCGAGGACCTGCATCTCGTCCCCATGCTCGGCAGCGTGACGCGGCGCAACCGTGGCGTGCTCGCCCTCTCGGACGAGCCCCAGGGTGCGGCGGCGGACGATTTCCGTCGCATCCGCGCCCAGCTGCAGTTCGCGGACGTCGACCGGGCCACCCGCACCATCGCGGTCTCGTCGGTCGCGGCCGACGAGCGCGAGGGGCGGGCGGCGGTCGCCCTCGACCTCGCGTTGGCGTTCGCCGAACGCGGTCTCGGTGTGCTCGTCGTGGACGCCGACCTGCGCGGCAGCGGTCTCGCCGAGCTCGCGGCCGTCTCGGACGAGGTGGGCCTGACCGACGTCGTCGTCGGCCGGCTCGAGTTCGCCGCAGCCGTGACGTCGTGGCGCGACGGCGTCGACATCCTGACGGCCGGCGACGTGCCGCCGAACCCGAGCCCCCTGCTGAGCTCGCGTTCGATGGCGCTCCTGCTCGAGACCGCCCGTGAACGCTACGACGTCGTCGTGGTCGACGCGCCCGCCGTGCTCACCTCGTCCGACACGCTCGAGATCGGTCGCCTGACCGACGGCGTCGTCATCGTCGCCACCGCGGGCCGGTCGACCCGACCGCGACTCGTCTCGGCGGTCCGTGCGCTCGAGAACGTCAAGGTCCGCGTCATCGGCGTCGTCTTCGACGGCGTGGCAGCGGGTCGTCAGCGGGCGTCGCACGACCTGCCGCAGTCGGTGCTCGTGCCCGTCTCGACGTCGTCCGACGAGCAGACCTATCCCTTCGCCCGCGACACGGCGGTCGACGGGGCCGCCGCGACCGACCGCCCGTCGGCGGGCAGGTCCCGCCGCACCACGGGTGGCCAGGGCGACGCCACGCCGTGA
- the tsaE gene encoding tRNA (adenosine(37)-N6)-threonylcarbamoyltransferase complex ATPase subunit type 1 TsaE, translated as MTISGAPVELTVADSDAMEALGRRVSSRLRAGDLLVLTGPLGAGKTTFTRGLGEGLEVRGQVASPTFVLARTHPTASGTPLVHVDAYRLSGEAELDDLDLDFEGSIVVVEWGAGLLDGVSDSWLDVVIERPTGAVERHGVGASEGEPVDDGHADESDAPDLETPDEPRRVTITPHGTRWADTALLAD; from the coding sequence GTGACCATCTCGGGCGCTCCCGTCGAGCTCACGGTCGCCGACTCCGACGCCATGGAGGCGCTGGGGCGTCGGGTGTCCAGCCGGCTGCGAGCGGGTGACCTGCTGGTCCTCACCGGACCGCTCGGAGCCGGCAAGACGACCTTCACGCGCGGCCTCGGCGAGGGGCTCGAGGTCCGCGGGCAGGTGGCGAGCCCGACGTTCGTCCTGGCGCGCACGCACCCGACCGCGTCGGGCACGCCCTTGGTGCACGTCGACGCGTACCGGTTGTCGGGCGAGGCCGAGCTCGACGACCTGGACCTCGACTTCGAGGGCTCGATCGTGGTCGTCGAGTGGGGTGCGGGGCTCCTCGACGGGGTGTCCGACTCGTGGCTCGACGTCGTGATCGAGCGACCGACGGGAGCGGTCGAGAGGCACGGTGTCGGTGCGTCCGAGGGCGAACCGGTGGACGACGGGCACGCCGACGAGTCGGACGCGCCCGATCTCGAGACGCCGGACGAGCCGAGACGCGTGACGATCACCCCGCACGGCACCCGCTGGGCCGACACGGCCCTGCTCGCCGACTGA